ACTGGCGAAAGAACTTATTAAACGCGCCGAATCCGAATACGCTTGGAGACGCGACCTGTACAAACAACTGGCCGCGATGCAGCCGGCGGAAAAGGTTGTAAAATAGTTTAAAGCCACACAAAAAACCCCAGCCGCAAGGCTGGGGTTTTTTGTTGAGAAGATCCATTCTAAAACGGATAATAATCAGTTCCTTGTATCGTGCTTGGGGATTGTCCATTACTTAAATTCCGACAAAAAGACAAACCTTTGTCCGTTTGCGCCATACACCACCTCCCCGTAGAAGGAATGGTCGTATGATCCACCTCTCCGGACTGGTTTATAGTCGGAGAAATGACTACTAACCCATAATTGTCTTCTTTGTCCATTGCAATGGGGGCAGCCAACCAACCATATGTAAAATTTTTGGTTTCCGGCACTCCATTCTCTTTCAATAGGCCTTCAAACCCTTCCATCACAGTATCCGTGTTTCCGCAATCGGCAATACTGCCTCCGTTGGCAAGCATGCACATATCAACATTGTCGGCCATTTTTCTTAATATTTCCATAGCCTCCGTTACGCGTGCTTTCATTACCGCTTTCTCATACTGCGGAAACGCCACCGCAGCCAAAATACCGATAATTAACACCACTACTAAGAGCTCTATAAGCGTAAATCCGGCGTTTTTCCCGCCAAAGAATGATTTTTGATAAATTTTGTCCATACGCAAAATTTATCAAAAAGAGAAAAACGAGTCAAGCACGTAACAGCGAAGTCTTTCCCCATAAACAAGGCCTCCGGTTATCGTACCAAAGGCCTTTGTCATAAAAAAGAATCTATTTTTATTTAATCAAACAGATACAAACTGTTTTCCCCCCACCGGCTGGAGGGAGTTTGTTTTTGGGTCAGATATTTACACCATTCTTCCGCTTCCGTATTGCCGGTTTTCGCTCCGCAATAGCGGTTTTTGCTGGCCAGGGTAATGTAATAAATCAGTTGAGGTTCCTTCGTGGAAGTACAGGCCACAAAACTGGCCCCGGACGGATTTAAATTGGCGGTGGAAGCAAACATACAGCGCATACCCGATTTTTGCATCGCATACACGCGGCCATCAGCAGTGGTCAGATAGGGTTTCATATCGGCTGGGAGCGTCACATCCAGCGCATTAAAATCAAACGAATAGATACCATTGGCCATTTTGTACACTTCCTGTGCGTGTAAAATGGTTTCCGCCATCGTTTGTAGGTTGGAAAACCGTGCTTTTTTAACGGCTTTCTCATACTGCGGAACCGCCACCGCGGCCAAGATACCAATAATTAATACCACTACTAAAAGCTCTATAAGCGTAAATCCTGCGTTTTTCCCGCCGAAGAATGATTTTTGATAAATTTTGTCCATACGCAAAATTTATCAAAAAAAAAAAACGAGTCAAGGGACTCCGCTTGTTCACTCAACATCCTCTCCTTTTCCAAGAGATGCTTCCTGCGGCCGGCCGTACCTGCCGGGTCGGAAACAATCCTTCATTTTCTTATATCCGCCCCCGCCGCCAATCCAATAGCAAACGGCCAAAAGACCTAGCTGGCAATAGGTCTTTTTCCCCTTGTTTTGCCTACGGGGATGTATTAAAGTATAAAAAAGGAGGGGTACCCCATGCGTCAATTACTTTTGGTGTCTATTATCTTGCTCACATTTCTTAGCCCGGTATATGCCCAGCTGAAACCCACGCGCGGCCTGATTAAAGCGCTTACTTCCACGCCGGCCGCCGCCCCTTCCAAAACCGTTTCCAAAGCCCTTCCCAAGGCGGCCGCCACTTCGTGGGGCATCGAGGGTATGCGCTCTACGGATGAAATGGAAGCTTTGTACTGCCCGCCGGCAGCGGTGCAGGAATCCTTTCGCTGTTCGCCTCAAGCCGTCATTCTGGATAAATACGATCAAATGTTCAACTACGGGGCGCCGCTTGTCAGCGCGGTAGAAATTCCCTCTCCGGAAAGAGCCCTCTATATTAAACAAGCCCGCGCGGCGCTGATGGCTCCGTTTCCCGATATTACCCCCACCGACCATTTGGTTCATTACTACAAACTAAGCTCCGCCTTGGTAGGCCAATACCAAGACCTGTACCAGCAGATTTACCAATTTCACCTCTATATCCTCAAACGGCTGAAATTTTCCTTGGCTTCCAGCGCCCCTCAATGGACGCCTACGGAAAAACAAGAATTTGACGCCGAACTGACCCAGGTAGACACCGCCGTGCAAGATATGCTGGCGCATATGGGCGGCTTAGACCCCGCATTGGAACGGATTATGACGGACATTCAATGGAGCCGGGAATTAATTTCCAATATGCCGGGCCAGTTTGTACTGCAGGATATCAAACGCACCGAGCCTTTTAACCTGAACCAATACTGCCTGTTTTCCGCACCGGGCATGTCGCCGCGCCACGCCATCCGCAACGATGATTTGTTTTTTAATCCGGCGCTGGCCCGCCAAACGGCCGAACAATTCTGCAGCCAGCTGCCGGCCAATTTGAAAGTGGCCGTGCTCAACGATTCCCCGCGCTACACGGGCCAATATGAAAACTGGACGCAGGAAGGCGTTTTTACAAACGGGCTGACGGTAAGCACTTTTCTGTCGGTCAACGACTTTTTGCGTGTTCACCGTCAACAGCCTTTTGACATCATCCTGACGGATTACTTCATCCCGGGCGGCGGCGGGAACCTGCTGGTAAAATTGCTTCGCTCCGAGCGGGATTTTACCCCCGTCATTCTCCATTCTTACGCCGGAGAAGGGCACAATGCCTGGGAAATAACCCGCCCGAAAGAATCGCTTCAGAAAGAATATAACCTGGGCTATGACGCATTCTTGCCCACCAACGACGATTTCTTCTCTTCCCGCGGCTATCTGTACATTTTAGAAGGCCTGCGCAATTTTTATGCGGCCCAAAAGCTGCGCCCGCAGCGCAGATGATTTTTTCCTGCCGGATGTTCCGTTTTTGCTAAAATAAGAGAAATCCAGCAGGAGAAGCTATGAAAACGATCCGCACCGCCGTTATCGGCTTTGGCTTTATGGGCAAAACCCATACCTGTGCCTATCAAGCCCTTCCTTTTTTTTATGAACCGCCTTTTACCGTTCAGTTGGCCGCCGTATGCGCCCGCACTTATGAACACGCCCAAGCCGCCTGCCAACGCTACGGGTTTGAACGGGCGGCCAGGAATATAGACGACATTTTGGCGCTTCCCGATATAGATGTAATTGATATTTGTACGCCAAACGCCCTGCATGCACCAGCGATTTTAAAAGCGTTGGACGCAAAAAAACACATTTATTGCGAGAAACCCGTGGCTTGCGGCCCCGCGGAAACCCGCCGGATTTTGGCCCACCCGAACTTAAATAAAGTCATCACCCAGACCGTATTTAATAACCGTTTTTTTCCGGCCGCCAAGCTGGCCAAGCAATTTATGCAGGAAAACCGATTAGGCAAAATCCTTTCTTTTCGGGCCCGTATGATTTCGCCTTCCCACGTAAATGCCGCCACGCCCATTCGCTGGCGCCAAACCCGCCAAACTGCCGGCGGCGGCGTACTGTATGACTTGGGAGCCCACATCATGGATTTGCTTACCTGGTTGGCGGGCCCCGTAAAAAGCGTGTATACCAAAACGCAAACCGCCTACGCCCAACGCCCCGACGGAAAAGGCGGCCTGGCTGACGTAGACACCGACGACGCCGCCTACGCCGTCGTAACCCTGGCCAACGGCGCCGTGGGTACCGCCGAAGCCAGCAAACTGGCCAGCGGCACCAATACCGATTTGTATATTGAAATTCACGGCGACAAAGGCGCTTTGAAAATAGATTTTATGGACGCCAACTGGCTCTATTTTTATGACGCGGCCGCCCCCTACAAAGGCTACACCCGCATTGAAACCGTTCAAAATTACGCTCAGGCGCATCCTTTCCCGCCGGTACGCCACCCGCTGGGCTGGCTGCGCGGGCATGTGGACGCGCTGTATGAATTTTTATGCGCCGTGGCGCAAAACCGCCCGGCCAGCCCGTCGCTTGCCGAAGGGCTGTACGTACAAAGCGTGCTAGACGCGATGTATCAATCCGCTTTGGAAAACAAGGAAATTATCTTATGAAAAAAATAGCCGTTCTTTTAACGGCCCTGGTAGTGATTTACCTAGCGGCCGATTATCACGTGCAGCGTATGCATCAGCTGGGGGCCAAATTGGTGCAAGACGCCTACCGTGGCGACTTGTTGGCCGTTAAAGAAGATTTAGAACAGGGCGCACCGCCCGAATATGAACTATATTTGCAGGATCTCTCCCGTGGATACGGCGGGGTGCAGTTTACCGTGTTGCAGGCGGCCGCCTCCAGCGGAAATGAGGACTTGATCAACTTTTTGCTTAACGAAGGTTTTTACATAGACTATCCCACCCCGCAAGGGTGGACGCCGCTTTTTATTGCCGTGCGGGACGGGCAGGCCGAGGCCGCCAAATTACTCATCTACCGAAACGCCGAACTAAACGCCCAGACCGACCGCGGCGCCACCGCCCTGATGATGGCCCTCACGCAAAAATTTCCGTCCGAAAAAGCGCGCGAAGATTTACTGCTTTATCTGCTAAAACGCGGGGCCAACCCCAACCTGCAAGACACCTCCGGCCATACGGCGCTTTATTATGCGGCCGTCCTGCAAAATGAAAAAGCGGCCGCCTTGCTCTATGAATACGGCGCCGCTCCGGATGAAGAAGAAAAAGCGCAAATCCGAAAATTGCTGAGCGGCAAAAAAGACGCGGCCGCCAAGAAAATTCTCCGGCTGCTAAAACGCCATCCCCAACCGGTTTCCGCCAAAAAAGAATAAAAAAATCCCGGCGAAAAACTCGCCGGGATTTTAATTGCGTTTTTTATTTAATTTCTACCGTATAGGTGATATCTTCGCGCAGGCTGTTGTGCACCGGGCAGCTTTGGGCGGCGCGGGCATAGAACTTTTTCTGCTCGTCCGTTAACGAGGCCGGAAATACAAACGACAGCGCCATGCTGGTTACGCGGCTGTGTTTTTCGTCAAACCCCGGGGTTACATGCAGTTCCGTTCCGGTTACGTTTTCCCCCCGTTTGGACGCCATAAACCCCACCATCGTCAGCATGCAGGCGCCCAGCGCGGCCGCCAGCAATTCGCCGGGCTGCATATCTTCCCGCGGGTCTAAATAAGCGGAGCGAACTTCGCCCGTTTTTCCTTCCAATACGCTTTTGGTTTGTAAATTATCCCCCAATACTGTTTTAATTGCCATAATCTTCTCCTGTGTAATAATTTGCGGGAAATTCCCGCTTGAACTAACGCACTTCAACCGTTATTTTTACGTCTTCCCGCAGCGTTTGATGCACCGGGCAGGCGTTTACGGCCGTCTGGTAAAACTTCTTTTGTTCCGGCGTAAAATGCGCCGGGAACGTAATTTTCAGTACAAATTCTCCCACGCGGCGCGGATTTTGCGCCATTCTTTTTTCTATCTCCACGCGCGCGCCTTCAAATTGCTCCTTGCGGGTCGCGGCCATTTTGCCCATAATCGTCAGCACGCAGGACGCAAACGCCGCCGCCAGCAAATCCGTGGGCGAAAAACGGCGGCCTTTGCCCCCGTTGTCCGGCGGCAAATCCGTCTGAATGGTGCTCCCCGTCGGGCCGTGTACCAGCTCGGTTTCGCCGTCGCCGGTATAAGTGCAAGTAATTGCGGTCATACAAATCTCCTGTAAAAAACGCCCGCCGGACAGCGGCGGACGCTTTTATATTAACTAATCTGAGCCAGCTTCGTAAACAGATCTTTCTGTTCTTTGCTTAGCGTACGCGGCACGTCTATCGTCAGCGTGACATACAGGCTTCCTCTGGCGCTTAAACCTTTGCCGCTTAATTTCAATTTTTTGCCGTTATGCGTTCCGGCCGGCACTTTGACCTTTACCGGGCCGTCCAGCGTGGGCACGAAAATCGTTCCGCCCAAGGCGGCCGTCCACGGCATAATGATGACCGGCACGTGCAAATCTTCCCCTTCCAGGCGGAACATTGCATGCGGGCGGATTTTAACGATTAAATACAAATCGCCGTTTCCCCGCCGCGTGGGGTTGCCCATTCCTTTTAATTTGATTTTTTTGCCTTCGCTCACGCCCGCCGGCAATTTGACGGT
The DNA window shown above is from Elusimicrobium sp. An273 and carries:
- a CDS encoding type IV pilin protein, which gives rise to MDKIYQKSFFGGKNAGFTLIELLVVVLIIGILAAVAFPQYEKAVMKARVTEAMEILRKMADNVDMCMLANGGSIADCGNTDTVMEGFEGLLKENGVPETKNFTYGWLAAPIAMDKEDNYGLVVISPTINQSGEVDHTTIPSTGRWCMAQTDKGLSFCRNLSNGQSPSTIQGTDYYPF
- a CDS encoding type IV pilin protein, whose product is MDKIYQKSFFGGKNAGFTLIELLVVVLIIGILAAVAVPQYEKAVKKARFSNLQTMAETILHAQEVYKMANGIYSFDFNALDVTLPADMKPYLTTADGRVYAMQKSGMRCMFASTANLNPSGASFVACTSTKEPQLIYYITLASKNRYCGAKTGNTEAEEWCKYLTQKQTPSSRWGENSLYLFD
- a CDS encoding response regulator, producing the protein MRQLLLVSIILLTFLSPVYAQLKPTRGLIKALTSTPAAAPSKTVSKALPKAAATSWGIEGMRSTDEMEALYCPPAAVQESFRCSPQAVILDKYDQMFNYGAPLVSAVEIPSPERALYIKQARAALMAPFPDITPTDHLVHYYKLSSALVGQYQDLYQQIYQFHLYILKRLKFSLASSAPQWTPTEKQEFDAELTQVDTAVQDMLAHMGGLDPALERIMTDIQWSRELISNMPGQFVLQDIKRTEPFNLNQYCLFSAPGMSPRHAIRNDDLFFNPALARQTAEQFCSQLPANLKVAVLNDSPRYTGQYENWTQEGVFTNGLTVSTFLSVNDFLRVHRQQPFDIILTDYFIPGGGGNLLVKLLRSERDFTPVILHSYAGEGHNAWEITRPKESLQKEYNLGYDAFLPTNDDFFSSRGYLYILEGLRNFYAAQKLRPQRR
- a CDS encoding Gfo/Idh/MocA family protein; the encoded protein is MKTIRTAVIGFGFMGKTHTCAYQALPFFYEPPFTVQLAAVCARTYEHAQAACQRYGFERAARNIDDILALPDIDVIDICTPNALHAPAILKALDAKKHIYCEKPVACGPAETRRILAHPNLNKVITQTVFNNRFFPAAKLAKQFMQENRLGKILSFRARMISPSHVNAATPIRWRQTRQTAGGGVLYDLGAHIMDLLTWLAGPVKSVYTKTQTAYAQRPDGKGGLADVDTDDAAYAVVTLANGAVGTAEASKLASGTNTDLYIEIHGDKGALKIDFMDANWLYFYDAAAPYKGYTRIETVQNYAQAHPFPPVRHPLGWLRGHVDALYEFLCAVAQNRPASPSLAEGLYVQSVLDAMYQSALENKEIIL
- a CDS encoding ankyrin repeat domain-containing protein — protein: MKKIAVLLTALVVIYLAADYHVQRMHQLGAKLVQDAYRGDLLAVKEDLEQGAPPEYELYLQDLSRGYGGVQFTVLQAAASSGNEDLINFLLNEGFYIDYPTPQGWTPLFIAVRDGQAEAAKLLIYRNAELNAQTDRGATALMMALTQKFPSEKAREDLLLYLLKRGANPNLQDTSGHTALYYAAVLQNEKAAALLYEYGAAPDEEEKAQIRKLLSGKKDAAAKKILRLLKRHPQPVSAKKE
- a CDS encoding OsmC family protein — protein: MAIKTVLGDNLQTKSVLEGKTGEVRSAYLDPREDMQPGELLAAALGACMLTMVGFMASKRGENVTGTELHVTPGFDEKHSRVTSMALSFVFPASLTDEQKKFYARAAQSCPVHNSLREDITYTVEIK
- a CDS encoding OsmC family protein, which gives rise to MTAITCTYTGDGETELVHGPTGSTIQTDLPPDNGGKGRRFSPTDLLAAAFASCVLTIMGKMAATRKEQFEGARVEIEKRMAQNPRRVGEFVLKITFPAHFTPEQKKFYQTAVNACPVHQTLREDVKITVEVR